Proteins from a single region of Ischnura elegans chromosome 2, ioIscEleg1.1, whole genome shotgun sequence:
- the LOC124153178 gene encoding piggyBac transposable element-derived protein 3-like — MATSLTTKEIVYILEGDISDIDISDDEDISEENPDWLLNREAVGPDVMNTEVQGFPNIPDVGLAFEVNKCSDDSDDDDMPLAQRYPHLMNQSQRKVNRSLWTYEDLGYVDSSCDSQFSPPPDEISTPFSYFKLFVDNDMISNIVEQTNLYSVQEKCQNVNTNDKEIHQLLGIHMIMSIVTMPSYSMFWSEKSRYGQIADVMSRNRFKTLRGNLHFNNNDNMLSRDDPAYDKLFKIRPFLNALRKNFLKVEPEEHNSVDEFMIPLKAHTALKQYMKSKPHKWGVKVFARAGVSGFVYDFEIYLGKQTNVKESGLGISGDIVIRLAENIPKHKNFKLYCDNWFSSPKLFSQLRKDGILAAGTIRRNRLGQCTLKSDKELKKQGRGSFDYRLEKSENTFVLKWLDNKPVYLISNFVGAHPVENVRRWSVAEKRYIDVPQPNIVRAYNKHMGGVDKQDMLLELYRTNLKGKRYYLRVIFHFIDLSVVNAWLLYRRHCEQLKEKYMPLIEFKLSVAHALLYFGPNISNKRGRPSSSPSVEGKGVAKRTFTPRPVADVRFDGIDHWPLHVNTKNRCKLCIKSYTRVKCEKCNLPLCFSNEKKLHEVCPRTP; from the exons ATGGCGACATCATTGACGACTAAGGAAATAGTGTACATTTTAGAAGGTGACATCTCTGATATTGACATCTCAGATGATGAAGACATCTCAGAGGAAAACCCGGATTGGCTTTTGAATAGAGAAGCAGTCGGACCTGACGTTATGAATACCGAGGTACAGGGTTTTCCGAACATCCCTGATGTCGGACTTGCTTTTGAAGTAAATAAGTGTAGTGatgatagtgatgatgatgacatgccTTTGGCACAACGTTATCCGCATCTAATGAACCAATCGCAGAGAAAAGTAAATAGGTCATTATGGACTTATGAAGACCTAGGTTATGTTGATTCCTCATGTGACTCTCAATTTTCACCACCTCCTGATGAAATTAGCaccccattttcatatttcaagctTTTTGTTGATAATGATATGATAAGTAATATTGTAGAGCAAACTAATCTCTATTCAGTGcaggaaaaatgccaaaatgtaAACACTAATGACAAAGAAATACATCAGCTCCTAGGAATTCATATGATTATGAGCATTGTCACAATGCCAAGTTACTCCATGTTCTGGAGTGAAAAGTCGCGATATGGTCAAATTGCAGATGTCATGTCTCGCAATAGATTCAAAACTTTGCGAGGTAatctacattttaataataatgacaatatgtTGTCCCGTGATGATCCTGCTTacgataaactgttcaaaatccggccatttttaaatgctctaaGGAAAAACTTCCTGAAAGTGGAACCGGAAGAGCATaattcagtggatgaatttatgattCCTTTGAAAGCTCATACAGCATTGAAGCAGTATATGAAAAGCAAACCACACAAGTGGGGAGTGAAGGTTTTTGCTCGTGCAGGGGTTAGCGGATTtgtgtatgattttgaaatttatctgggCAAGCAAACTAATGTAAAAGAATCTGGTCTTGGAATCAGTGGTGATATTGTCATTCGGCTAGCAGAAAATATCCCtaagcacaaaaatttcaaattatattgtgATAACTGGTTTTCCTCGCCTAAACTATTCTCGCAACTAAGGAAAGATGGTATTTTAGCTGCAGGAACTATCCGTAGAAATAGGCTAGGGCAATGCACTTTGAAAAGTGACAAGGAGTTGAAAAAACAAGGGAGGGGTAGCTTTGATTATAGACttgagaaaagtgaaaatacGTTTGTTTTGAAATGGCTGGACAATAAACCAGTGTATTTAATTTCCAACTTTGTTGGGGCTCATCCTGTGGAAAATGTTCGACGCTGGTCTGTAGCAGAAAAAAGGTACATAGACGTGCCACAGCCAAATATTGTTCGTGCGTACAATAAGCATATGGGAGGAGTCGATAAACAAGATATGCTTCTGGAACTTTACAGAACAAACCTCAAAGGGAAGCGTTATTACCTCAGGGTGATTTTTCACTTCATCGACCTCAGTGTTGTAAATGCTTGGCTGTTATACCGCAGACATTGTgagcaattgaaagaaaaatatatgccctTGATTGAGTTCAAATTATCTGTAGCTCATGCATTACTCTACTTTGGTCCCAATATCTCTAATAAGAGAGGAAGACCATCTTCATCACCGAGTGTGGAGGGAAAAGGAGTGGCGAAAAGAACTTTTACACCACGGCCGGTGGCCGATGTTCGATTCGATGGGATTGATCATTGGCCTTTGCatgtaaatactaaaaatagatgtaaattgtgcataaaaagttATACGCGAGTGAAGTGCGAGAAATGCAACTTACCATTGTGCTTCTCCaacgaaaaaaaact GCATGAAGTTTGCCCCCGAACTCCTTGA